A part of Zonotrichia leucophrys gambelii isolate GWCS_2022_RI chromosome 7, RI_Zleu_2.0, whole genome shotgun sequence genomic DNA contains:
- the CCDC14 gene encoding coiled-coil domain-containing protein 14 isoform X3 produces MAAPGAARPRKALSSGRLSGATKLTNGRNQFGLKKGCHSGVKFCSTESANQVDTVHHGLDHCAALLKTILQKEATGREAVHKQPGKTTTFKCTSKPLLTKGNTSKKKGLKRINTPSPVQKEIVPISNRKVASSTTPAEKELSSAAQTQMVQSNHVPCSDHSPGAYQKLYEHVQTQMSLITGQPPQKSDEIPTVTPSPTSNQGYQNVTALNYHLPTSTSTLSLQHSAHSLSTQSGVPVDSANECVPEMGGPVVCPVVSAAPAAAAQTQSGTAVAGVIPCSAPGALTPSVPALVPTPCAREVAPGQEQQVKEADLMRCIQALLQSHEVLNGRTEQRGHHHCPAKHDGSCDTEEDSPEEHSEDLVSEEDELDVLDMSPVKDTSCKTSCVKKVLKSRKESPEETAHKVRTVKYLLGELRALVTDQGDSEVLRLMSEVEDSVSLLPAVVGSRNLQAEIALALQPLRSENAQLRRRLRILNQQLREQESSEKTSGQSCSYELVSLQSLNMMLQSQLKESQKGLDSLQTKNEELLKIIESQKEENKHLAKGIQDKEEELLENKQHYDIHSTKLKIEVEEALGTVKSLQFKLEAAEKENKILGITLRQRDAEVKRLRELTRTLQGSMAKLLSDLTGDSVRPKPEKFLSKSRLEDHEKQMQPELFPGSTSVMTYLKTLEMDHILIDPDLQFPNKTGEVEMKSLSYDKFAAEGSKINSTFTEEQAAAPRGPPAPLKQDAETGSDSGTLLDDQTKLDETIYIPLTSSASKKQQPVSGRSGVPPHSRGACQRLDYHCELPGSVQHYGCEDPTLGDTLNAGYSVKKTVESTPEVTGGKAKPEGDQVQVRPRGIPGGAAKDVMDKAEQPQPGPYPCASVPFPAGVSQKTGSEAADFSCISFDDFSGRSDWSASSFSTFTSRDEEDFKNSLAALDANIARLQRTLQSNMRKQ; encoded by the exons atgGCCGCGCCGGGGGCTGCGCGGCCCCGCAAG GCTCTGTCTTCTGGAAGGCTGTCAGGAGCAACTAAACTAACAAATGGAAGAAATCA GTTTGGCTTAAAGAAAGGATGCCATTCTGGTGTAAAATTCTGTTCTACTGAGTCTGCCAATCAG GTTGATACTGTTCATCATGGACTTGACCATTGTGCAGCTTTACTGAAGACCATCTTACAAAAGGAAGCTACAG GAAGGGAGGCTGTCCATAAACAACCTGGGAAAACAACTACCTTTAAATGTACTTCCAAGCCTTTGCTAACCAAAGGAAATACTTCCAagaagaaagggttaaaaagaaTCAATACTCCTTCCCCTGTCCAAAAAGAAATTG TGCCAATATCAAATAGAAAAGTTGCCTCATCTACCACACCTGCTGAGAAGGAGCTTTCCAGTGCAGCACAGACTCAGATGGTTCAGTCAAATCATGTGCCTTGCAGTGACCACTCTCCTGGGGCATATCAGAAACTGTATGAACATGTGCAAACTCAGATGTCTCTGATAACTGGCCAACCCCCACAGAAGAGTGATGAAATTCCCACTGTAACTCCTTCTCCTACCTCAAACCAGG gATATCAAAATGTTACAGCTTTGAATTATCATTTACCTACCTCCACATCAACACTCTCCCTGCAGCATTCAGCTCATTCCTTATCTACTCAGTCA GGAGTTCCTGTAGACAGTGCCAATGAATGTGTGCCAGAGATGGGAGGACCTGTGGTTTGCCCAGtggtttctgctgctcctgctgctgctgcacaaacacagtCTGGAACTGCTGTTGCTGGTGTGAtcccctgctcagcaccaggagcatTAACCCCTTCAGTGCCTGCATTGGTGCCAACACCTTGTGCCAGAGAGGTggccccaggccaggagcagcaggtaaAAGAAGCAGATTTGATGAGGTGCATACAGGCCCTGTTACAATCCCATGAGGTGCTGAATGGCAGGACTGAGCAGAGGGGCCATCATCACTGTCCAGCAAAGCATGATGGCTCATGTGACACAGAGGAGGACAGTCCTGAGGAGCACAGTGAGGACCTGGTCAGTGAAGAAGATGAATTGGATGTACTTGACATGTCTCCAGTGAAAGATACCAGCTGCAAGACCAGTTGTGTGAAGAAAGTTCTAAAATCTAGAAAAGAAAGTCCAGAAGAAACAGCCCATAAAGTTAGGACTGTAAAGTATCTtctgggtgagctcagagcACTGGTAACAGATCAAG GTGACTCAGAAGTGCTGAGGTTGATGAGTGAAGTGGAGGACTCtgtctccctgctcccagctgtggtgGGAAGCAGGAATCTCCAGGCTGAAAtagctctggctctgcagcccctgcgcAGTGAGAACGCGCAGCTGCGcag GAGACTAAGAATATTAAACCAGCAACTTAGAGAACAAGAAAGCAGTGAGAAGACAtctggacagagctgcagctatGAAT TGGTTTCTTTGCAGTCCTTGAATATGATGCTCCAGAGTCAATTgaaagaatcacagaaaggcCTTGATTCACTGCAGACTAAAAATGAAGAACTACTGAAAATAATAGAAagtcagaaagaagaaaataagcatCTTGCAAAAGGTATTCAAGATAAAGAAGAAGAATTGctagaaaacaaacagcattATGACATTCATTCCACCAAGCTCAAGATTG AAGTGGAAGAGGCATTAGGAACTGTGAAGAGCCTTCAGTTTAAGCTGGaagctgcagagaaagaaaataagattttggGCATAACATTACGTCAGCGTGATGCTGAAGTTAAGAGACTGAGGGAATTAACCAG AACCTTGCAGGGCAGCATGGCCAAGCTTCTGTCTGACCTCACAGGGGACAGTGTTAGACCCAAACCTGAGAAATTTCTCTCAAAGTCTCGTTTGGAAGACCATGAAAAGCAGATGCAACCTGAGCTCTTTCCTGGGAGTACTTCAGTAATGACTTACCTTAAAACATTAGAAATGGATCATATTTTGATAGATCCGGACCTTCAGTTCCCAAATAAAACTGGAGAAGTAGAAATGAAAAGTCTGTCCTATGACAAGTTTGCTGCTGAAGGAAGTAAAATTAACAGTACATTCACAGAAgaacaagcagcagctcccagaggacCACCAGCTCCATTGAAGCAAGATGCAGAAACAGGGAGTGATTCTGGAACTTTACTAGATGACCAAACCAAGCTGGATGAAACAATTTATATTCCACTGACCAGCAGTGCCTCTAAAAAACAGCAGCCAGTCTCTGGAAGAAGTGGTGTGCCACCCCACAGCAGAGGGGCTTGTCAGAGGCTGGATTACCACTGTgagctcccaggctctgtgcagcaCTATGGATGTGAGGATCCAACTCTAGGGGATACATTAAATGCTGGGTACAGTGTGAAAAAGACTGTGGAAAGCACTCCTGAAGTTACAGGGGGTAAAGCAAAGCCAGAAGGAGACCAAGTCCAGGTGAGACCAAGAGGCATTCCAGGTGGGGCTGCAAAAGATGTCATGGAtaaagcagagcagcctcagcctggTCCATACCCTTGTGCATCAGTGCCATTTCCAGCAGGGGTTTCTCAGAAGACAGGCAGTGAAGCAGCTGATTTTagctgcatttcatttgatgATTTCTCAGGGAGGTCTGACTGGAGTGCATCTTCTTTCTCAACATTTACATCTCGAGATGAAGAGGACTTTAAAAATAGCTTAGCAGCCCTGGATGCCAACATAGCCAGATTACAAAGGACTCTGCAAAGTAACATGAGAAAGCAATGA
- the CCDC14 gene encoding coiled-coil domain-containing protein 14 isoform X2 — MAAGLWEHGARPCSVGPGSRTRGSGHRPNTRKNRLCREDVESPSLEMLRNRFGLKKGCHSGVKFCSTESANQVDTVHHGLDHCAALLKTILQKEATGREAVHKQPGKTTTFKCTSKPLLTKGNTSKKKGLKRINTPSPVQKEIVPISNRKVASSTTPAEKELSSAAQTQMVQSNHVPCSDHSPGAYQKLYEHVQTQMSLITGQPPQKSDEIPTVTPSPTSNQGYQNVTALNYHLPTSTSTLSLQHSAHSLSTQSGVPVDSANECVPEMGGPVVCPVVSAAPAAAAQTQSGTAVAGVIPCSAPGALTPSVPALVPTPCAREVAPGQEQQVKEADLMRCIQALLQSHEVLNGRTEQRGHHHCPAKHDGSCDTEEDSPEEHSEDLVSEEDELDVLDMSPVKDTSCKTSCVKKVLKSRKESPEETAHKVRTVKYLLGELRALVTDQGDSEVLRLMSEVEDSVSLLPAVVGSRNLQAEIALALQPLRSENAQLRRRLRILNQQLREQESSEKTSGQSCSYELVSLQSLNMMLQSQLKESQKGLDSLQTKNEELLKIIESQKEENKHLAKGIQDKEEELLENKQHYDIHSTKLKIEVEEALGTVKSLQFKLEAAEKENKILGITLRQRDAEVKRLRELTRTLQGSMAKLLSDLTGDSVRPKPEKFLSKSRLEDHEKQMQPELFPGSTSVMTYLKTLEMDHILIDPDLQFPNKTGEVEMKSLSYDKFAAEGSKINSTFTEEQAAAPRGPPAPLKQDAETGSDSGTLLDDQTKLDETIYIPLTSSASKKQQPVSGRSGVPPHSRGACQRLDYHCELPGSVQHYGCEDPTLGDTLNAGYSVKKTVESTPEVTGGKAKPEGDQVQVRPRGIPGGAAKDVMDKAEQPQPGPYPCASVPFPAGVSQKTGSEAADFSCISFDDFSGRSDWSASSFSTFTSRDEEDFKNSLAALDANIARLQRTLQSNMRKQ, encoded by the exons atggctgcagggctgtgggagcatGGAGCCCGGCCCTGCTCGGTGGGGCCGGGCAGCAGGACACGAGGCAGCGGGCACAGACCGAACACCAGGAAGAACAGGTTGTGCAGAGAGgatgtggagtctccctcactggagatgcTCAGGAACAg GTTTGGCTTAAAGAAAGGATGCCATTCTGGTGTAAAATTCTGTTCTACTGAGTCTGCCAATCAG GTTGATACTGTTCATCATGGACTTGACCATTGTGCAGCTTTACTGAAGACCATCTTACAAAAGGAAGCTACAG GAAGGGAGGCTGTCCATAAACAACCTGGGAAAACAACTACCTTTAAATGTACTTCCAAGCCTTTGCTAACCAAAGGAAATACTTCCAagaagaaagggttaaaaagaaTCAATACTCCTTCCCCTGTCCAAAAAGAAATTG TGCCAATATCAAATAGAAAAGTTGCCTCATCTACCACACCTGCTGAGAAGGAGCTTTCCAGTGCAGCACAGACTCAGATGGTTCAGTCAAATCATGTGCCTTGCAGTGACCACTCTCCTGGGGCATATCAGAAACTGTATGAACATGTGCAAACTCAGATGTCTCTGATAACTGGCCAACCCCCACAGAAGAGTGATGAAATTCCCACTGTAACTCCTTCTCCTACCTCAAACCAGG gATATCAAAATGTTACAGCTTTGAATTATCATTTACCTACCTCCACATCAACACTCTCCCTGCAGCATTCAGCTCATTCCTTATCTACTCAGTCA GGAGTTCCTGTAGACAGTGCCAATGAATGTGTGCCAGAGATGGGAGGACCTGTGGTTTGCCCAGtggtttctgctgctcctgctgctgctgcacaaacacagtCTGGAACTGCTGTTGCTGGTGTGAtcccctgctcagcaccaggagcatTAACCCCTTCAGTGCCTGCATTGGTGCCAACACCTTGTGCCAGAGAGGTggccccaggccaggagcagcaggtaaAAGAAGCAGATTTGATGAGGTGCATACAGGCCCTGTTACAATCCCATGAGGTGCTGAATGGCAGGACTGAGCAGAGGGGCCATCATCACTGTCCAGCAAAGCATGATGGCTCATGTGACACAGAGGAGGACAGTCCTGAGGAGCACAGTGAGGACCTGGTCAGTGAAGAAGATGAATTGGATGTACTTGACATGTCTCCAGTGAAAGATACCAGCTGCAAGACCAGTTGTGTGAAGAAAGTTCTAAAATCTAGAAAAGAAAGTCCAGAAGAAACAGCCCATAAAGTTAGGACTGTAAAGTATCTtctgggtgagctcagagcACTGGTAACAGATCAAG GTGACTCAGAAGTGCTGAGGTTGATGAGTGAAGTGGAGGACTCtgtctccctgctcccagctgtggtgGGAAGCAGGAATCTCCAGGCTGAAAtagctctggctctgcagcccctgcgcAGTGAGAACGCGCAGCTGCGcag GAGACTAAGAATATTAAACCAGCAACTTAGAGAACAAGAAAGCAGTGAGAAGACAtctggacagagctgcagctatGAAT TGGTTTCTTTGCAGTCCTTGAATATGATGCTCCAGAGTCAATTgaaagaatcacagaaaggcCTTGATTCACTGCAGACTAAAAATGAAGAACTACTGAAAATAATAGAAagtcagaaagaagaaaataagcatCTTGCAAAAGGTATTCAAGATAAAGAAGAAGAATTGctagaaaacaaacagcattATGACATTCATTCCACCAAGCTCAAGATTG AAGTGGAAGAGGCATTAGGAACTGTGAAGAGCCTTCAGTTTAAGCTGGaagctgcagagaaagaaaataagattttggGCATAACATTACGTCAGCGTGATGCTGAAGTTAAGAGACTGAGGGAATTAACCAG AACCTTGCAGGGCAGCATGGCCAAGCTTCTGTCTGACCTCACAGGGGACAGTGTTAGACCCAAACCTGAGAAATTTCTCTCAAAGTCTCGTTTGGAAGACCATGAAAAGCAGATGCAACCTGAGCTCTTTCCTGGGAGTACTTCAGTAATGACTTACCTTAAAACATTAGAAATGGATCATATTTTGATAGATCCGGACCTTCAGTTCCCAAATAAAACTGGAGAAGTAGAAATGAAAAGTCTGTCCTATGACAAGTTTGCTGCTGAAGGAAGTAAAATTAACAGTACATTCACAGAAgaacaagcagcagctcccagaggacCACCAGCTCCATTGAAGCAAGATGCAGAAACAGGGAGTGATTCTGGAACTTTACTAGATGACCAAACCAAGCTGGATGAAACAATTTATATTCCACTGACCAGCAGTGCCTCTAAAAAACAGCAGCCAGTCTCTGGAAGAAGTGGTGTGCCACCCCACAGCAGAGGGGCTTGTCAGAGGCTGGATTACCACTGTgagctcccaggctctgtgcagcaCTATGGATGTGAGGATCCAACTCTAGGGGATACATTAAATGCTGGGTACAGTGTGAAAAAGACTGTGGAAAGCACTCCTGAAGTTACAGGGGGTAAAGCAAAGCCAGAAGGAGACCAAGTCCAGGTGAGACCAAGAGGCATTCCAGGTGGGGCTGCAAAAGATGTCATGGAtaaagcagagcagcctcagcctggTCCATACCCTTGTGCATCAGTGCCATTTCCAGCAGGGGTTTCTCAGAAGACAGGCAGTGAAGCAGCTGATTTTagctgcatttcatttgatgATTTCTCAGGGAGGTCTGACTGGAGTGCATCTTCTTTCTCAACATTTACATCTCGAGATGAAGAGGACTTTAAAAATAGCTTAGCAGCCCTGGATGCCAACATAGCCAGATTACAAAGGACTCTGCAAAGTAACATGAGAAAGCAATGA
- the CCDC14 gene encoding coiled-coil domain-containing protein 14 isoform X1, producing the protein MNGCRAVGAWSPALLGGAGQQDTRQRAQTEHQEEQVVQRGCGVSLTGDAQEQALSSGRLSGATKLTNGRNQFGLKKGCHSGVKFCSTESANQVDTVHHGLDHCAALLKTILQKEATGREAVHKQPGKTTTFKCTSKPLLTKGNTSKKKGLKRINTPSPVQKEIVPISNRKVASSTTPAEKELSSAAQTQMVQSNHVPCSDHSPGAYQKLYEHVQTQMSLITGQPPQKSDEIPTVTPSPTSNQGYQNVTALNYHLPTSTSTLSLQHSAHSLSTQSGVPVDSANECVPEMGGPVVCPVVSAAPAAAAQTQSGTAVAGVIPCSAPGALTPSVPALVPTPCAREVAPGQEQQVKEADLMRCIQALLQSHEVLNGRTEQRGHHHCPAKHDGSCDTEEDSPEEHSEDLVSEEDELDVLDMSPVKDTSCKTSCVKKVLKSRKESPEETAHKVRTVKYLLGELRALVTDQGDSEVLRLMSEVEDSVSLLPAVVGSRNLQAEIALALQPLRSENAQLRRRLRILNQQLREQESSEKTSGQSCSYELVSLQSLNMMLQSQLKESQKGLDSLQTKNEELLKIIESQKEENKHLAKGIQDKEEELLENKQHYDIHSTKLKIEVEEALGTVKSLQFKLEAAEKENKILGITLRQRDAEVKRLRELTRTLQGSMAKLLSDLTGDSVRPKPEKFLSKSRLEDHEKQMQPELFPGSTSVMTYLKTLEMDHILIDPDLQFPNKTGEVEMKSLSYDKFAAEGSKINSTFTEEQAAAPRGPPAPLKQDAETGSDSGTLLDDQTKLDETIYIPLTSSASKKQQPVSGRSGVPPHSRGACQRLDYHCELPGSVQHYGCEDPTLGDTLNAGYSVKKTVESTPEVTGGKAKPEGDQVQVRPRGIPGGAAKDVMDKAEQPQPGPYPCASVPFPAGVSQKTGSEAADFSCISFDDFSGRSDWSASSFSTFTSRDEEDFKNSLAALDANIARLQRTLQSNMRKQ; encoded by the exons ATGaatggctgcagggctgtgggagcatGGAGCCCGGCCCTGCTCGGTGGGGCCGGGCAGCAGGACACGAGGCAGCGGGCACAGACCGAACACCAGGAAGAACAGGTTGTGCAGAGAGgatgtggagtctccctcactggagatgcTCAGGAACAg GCTCTGTCTTCTGGAAGGCTGTCAGGAGCAACTAAACTAACAAATGGAAGAAATCA GTTTGGCTTAAAGAAAGGATGCCATTCTGGTGTAAAATTCTGTTCTACTGAGTCTGCCAATCAG GTTGATACTGTTCATCATGGACTTGACCATTGTGCAGCTTTACTGAAGACCATCTTACAAAAGGAAGCTACAG GAAGGGAGGCTGTCCATAAACAACCTGGGAAAACAACTACCTTTAAATGTACTTCCAAGCCTTTGCTAACCAAAGGAAATACTTCCAagaagaaagggttaaaaagaaTCAATACTCCTTCCCCTGTCCAAAAAGAAATTG TGCCAATATCAAATAGAAAAGTTGCCTCATCTACCACACCTGCTGAGAAGGAGCTTTCCAGTGCAGCACAGACTCAGATGGTTCAGTCAAATCATGTGCCTTGCAGTGACCACTCTCCTGGGGCATATCAGAAACTGTATGAACATGTGCAAACTCAGATGTCTCTGATAACTGGCCAACCCCCACAGAAGAGTGATGAAATTCCCACTGTAACTCCTTCTCCTACCTCAAACCAGG gATATCAAAATGTTACAGCTTTGAATTATCATTTACCTACCTCCACATCAACACTCTCCCTGCAGCATTCAGCTCATTCCTTATCTACTCAGTCA GGAGTTCCTGTAGACAGTGCCAATGAATGTGTGCCAGAGATGGGAGGACCTGTGGTTTGCCCAGtggtttctgctgctcctgctgctgctgcacaaacacagtCTGGAACTGCTGTTGCTGGTGTGAtcccctgctcagcaccaggagcatTAACCCCTTCAGTGCCTGCATTGGTGCCAACACCTTGTGCCAGAGAGGTggccccaggccaggagcagcaggtaaAAGAAGCAGATTTGATGAGGTGCATACAGGCCCTGTTACAATCCCATGAGGTGCTGAATGGCAGGACTGAGCAGAGGGGCCATCATCACTGTCCAGCAAAGCATGATGGCTCATGTGACACAGAGGAGGACAGTCCTGAGGAGCACAGTGAGGACCTGGTCAGTGAAGAAGATGAATTGGATGTACTTGACATGTCTCCAGTGAAAGATACCAGCTGCAAGACCAGTTGTGTGAAGAAAGTTCTAAAATCTAGAAAAGAAAGTCCAGAAGAAACAGCCCATAAAGTTAGGACTGTAAAGTATCTtctgggtgagctcagagcACTGGTAACAGATCAAG GTGACTCAGAAGTGCTGAGGTTGATGAGTGAAGTGGAGGACTCtgtctccctgctcccagctgtggtgGGAAGCAGGAATCTCCAGGCTGAAAtagctctggctctgcagcccctgcgcAGTGAGAACGCGCAGCTGCGcag GAGACTAAGAATATTAAACCAGCAACTTAGAGAACAAGAAAGCAGTGAGAAGACAtctggacagagctgcagctatGAAT TGGTTTCTTTGCAGTCCTTGAATATGATGCTCCAGAGTCAATTgaaagaatcacagaaaggcCTTGATTCACTGCAGACTAAAAATGAAGAACTACTGAAAATAATAGAAagtcagaaagaagaaaataagcatCTTGCAAAAGGTATTCAAGATAAAGAAGAAGAATTGctagaaaacaaacagcattATGACATTCATTCCACCAAGCTCAAGATTG AAGTGGAAGAGGCATTAGGAACTGTGAAGAGCCTTCAGTTTAAGCTGGaagctgcagagaaagaaaataagattttggGCATAACATTACGTCAGCGTGATGCTGAAGTTAAGAGACTGAGGGAATTAACCAG AACCTTGCAGGGCAGCATGGCCAAGCTTCTGTCTGACCTCACAGGGGACAGTGTTAGACCCAAACCTGAGAAATTTCTCTCAAAGTCTCGTTTGGAAGACCATGAAAAGCAGATGCAACCTGAGCTCTTTCCTGGGAGTACTTCAGTAATGACTTACCTTAAAACATTAGAAATGGATCATATTTTGATAGATCCGGACCTTCAGTTCCCAAATAAAACTGGAGAAGTAGAAATGAAAAGTCTGTCCTATGACAAGTTTGCTGCTGAAGGAAGTAAAATTAACAGTACATTCACAGAAgaacaagcagcagctcccagaggacCACCAGCTCCATTGAAGCAAGATGCAGAAACAGGGAGTGATTCTGGAACTTTACTAGATGACCAAACCAAGCTGGATGAAACAATTTATATTCCACTGACCAGCAGTGCCTCTAAAAAACAGCAGCCAGTCTCTGGAAGAAGTGGTGTGCCACCCCACAGCAGAGGGGCTTGTCAGAGGCTGGATTACCACTGTgagctcccaggctctgtgcagcaCTATGGATGTGAGGATCCAACTCTAGGGGATACATTAAATGCTGGGTACAGTGTGAAAAAGACTGTGGAAAGCACTCCTGAAGTTACAGGGGGTAAAGCAAAGCCAGAAGGAGACCAAGTCCAGGTGAGACCAAGAGGCATTCCAGGTGGGGCTGCAAAAGATGTCATGGAtaaagcagagcagcctcagcctggTCCATACCCTTGTGCATCAGTGCCATTTCCAGCAGGGGTTTCTCAGAAGACAGGCAGTGAAGCAGCTGATTTTagctgcatttcatttgatgATTTCTCAGGGAGGTCTGACTGGAGTGCATCTTCTTTCTCAACATTTACATCTCGAGATGAAGAGGACTTTAAAAATAGCTTAGCAGCCCTGGATGCCAACATAGCCAGATTACAAAGGACTCTGCAAAGTAACATGAGAAAGCAATGA
- the CCDC14 gene encoding coiled-coil domain-containing protein 14 isoform X4, which yields MVQSNHVPCSDHSPGAYQKLYEHVQTQMSLITGQPPQKSDEIPTVTPSPTSNQGYQNVTALNYHLPTSTSTLSLQHSAHSLSTQSGVPVDSANECVPEMGGPVVCPVVSAAPAAAAQTQSGTAVAGVIPCSAPGALTPSVPALVPTPCAREVAPGQEQQVKEADLMRCIQALLQSHEVLNGRTEQRGHHHCPAKHDGSCDTEEDSPEEHSEDLVSEEDELDVLDMSPVKDTSCKTSCVKKVLKSRKESPEETAHKVRTVKYLLGELRALVTDQGDSEVLRLMSEVEDSVSLLPAVVGSRNLQAEIALALQPLRSENAQLRRRLRILNQQLREQESSEKTSGQSCSYELVSLQSLNMMLQSQLKESQKGLDSLQTKNEELLKIIESQKEENKHLAKGIQDKEEELLENKQHYDIHSTKLKIEVEEALGTVKSLQFKLEAAEKENKILGITLRQRDAEVKRLRELTRTLQGSMAKLLSDLTGDSVRPKPEKFLSKSRLEDHEKQMQPELFPGSTSVMTYLKTLEMDHILIDPDLQFPNKTGEVEMKSLSYDKFAAEGSKINSTFTEEQAAAPRGPPAPLKQDAETGSDSGTLLDDQTKLDETIYIPLTSSASKKQQPVSGRSGVPPHSRGACQRLDYHCELPGSVQHYGCEDPTLGDTLNAGYSVKKTVESTPEVTGGKAKPEGDQVQVRPRGIPGGAAKDVMDKAEQPQPGPYPCASVPFPAGVSQKTGSEAADFSCISFDDFSGRSDWSASSFSTFTSRDEEDFKNSLAALDANIARLQRTLQSNMRKQ from the exons ATGGTTCAGTCAAATCATGTGCCTTGCAGTGACCACTCTCCTGGGGCATATCAGAAACTGTATGAACATGTGCAAACTCAGATGTCTCTGATAACTGGCCAACCCCCACAGAAGAGTGATGAAATTCCCACTGTAACTCCTTCTCCTACCTCAAACCAGG gATATCAAAATGTTACAGCTTTGAATTATCATTTACCTACCTCCACATCAACACTCTCCCTGCAGCATTCAGCTCATTCCTTATCTACTCAGTCA GGAGTTCCTGTAGACAGTGCCAATGAATGTGTGCCAGAGATGGGAGGACCTGTGGTTTGCCCAGtggtttctgctgctcctgctgctgctgcacaaacacagtCTGGAACTGCTGTTGCTGGTGTGAtcccctgctcagcaccaggagcatTAACCCCTTCAGTGCCTGCATTGGTGCCAACACCTTGTGCCAGAGAGGTggccccaggccaggagcagcaggtaaAAGAAGCAGATTTGATGAGGTGCATACAGGCCCTGTTACAATCCCATGAGGTGCTGAATGGCAGGACTGAGCAGAGGGGCCATCATCACTGTCCAGCAAAGCATGATGGCTCATGTGACACAGAGGAGGACAGTCCTGAGGAGCACAGTGAGGACCTGGTCAGTGAAGAAGATGAATTGGATGTACTTGACATGTCTCCAGTGAAAGATACCAGCTGCAAGACCAGTTGTGTGAAGAAAGTTCTAAAATCTAGAAAAGAAAGTCCAGAAGAAACAGCCCATAAAGTTAGGACTGTAAAGTATCTtctgggtgagctcagagcACTGGTAACAGATCAAG GTGACTCAGAAGTGCTGAGGTTGATGAGTGAAGTGGAGGACTCtgtctccctgctcccagctgtggtgGGAAGCAGGAATCTCCAGGCTGAAAtagctctggctctgcagcccctgcgcAGTGAGAACGCGCAGCTGCGcag GAGACTAAGAATATTAAACCAGCAACTTAGAGAACAAGAAAGCAGTGAGAAGACAtctggacagagctgcagctatGAAT TGGTTTCTTTGCAGTCCTTGAATATGATGCTCCAGAGTCAATTgaaagaatcacagaaaggcCTTGATTCACTGCAGACTAAAAATGAAGAACTACTGAAAATAATAGAAagtcagaaagaagaaaataagcatCTTGCAAAAGGTATTCAAGATAAAGAAGAAGAATTGctagaaaacaaacagcattATGACATTCATTCCACCAAGCTCAAGATTG AAGTGGAAGAGGCATTAGGAACTGTGAAGAGCCTTCAGTTTAAGCTGGaagctgcagagaaagaaaataagattttggGCATAACATTACGTCAGCGTGATGCTGAAGTTAAGAGACTGAGGGAATTAACCAG AACCTTGCAGGGCAGCATGGCCAAGCTTCTGTCTGACCTCACAGGGGACAGTGTTAGACCCAAACCTGAGAAATTTCTCTCAAAGTCTCGTTTGGAAGACCATGAAAAGCAGATGCAACCTGAGCTCTTTCCTGGGAGTACTTCAGTAATGACTTACCTTAAAACATTAGAAATGGATCATATTTTGATAGATCCGGACCTTCAGTTCCCAAATAAAACTGGAGAAGTAGAAATGAAAAGTCTGTCCTATGACAAGTTTGCTGCTGAAGGAAGTAAAATTAACAGTACATTCACAGAAgaacaagcagcagctcccagaggacCACCAGCTCCATTGAAGCAAGATGCAGAAACAGGGAGTGATTCTGGAACTTTACTAGATGACCAAACCAAGCTGGATGAAACAATTTATATTCCACTGACCAGCAGTGCCTCTAAAAAACAGCAGCCAGTCTCTGGAAGAAGTGGTGTGCCACCCCACAGCAGAGGGGCTTGTCAGAGGCTGGATTACCACTGTgagctcccaggctctgtgcagcaCTATGGATGTGAGGATCCAACTCTAGGGGATACATTAAATGCTGGGTACAGTGTGAAAAAGACTGTGGAAAGCACTCCTGAAGTTACAGGGGGTAAAGCAAAGCCAGAAGGAGACCAAGTCCAGGTGAGACCAAGAGGCATTCCAGGTGGGGCTGCAAAAGATGTCATGGAtaaagcagagcagcctcagcctggTCCATACCCTTGTGCATCAGTGCCATTTCCAGCAGGGGTTTCTCAGAAGACAGGCAGTGAAGCAGCTGATTTTagctgcatttcatttgatgATTTCTCAGGGAGGTCTGACTGGAGTGCATCTTCTTTCTCAACATTTACATCTCGAGATGAAGAGGACTTTAAAAATAGCTTAGCAGCCCTGGATGCCAACATAGCCAGATTACAAAGGACTCTGCAAAGTAACATGAGAAAGCAATGA